Proteins encoded within one genomic window of Setaria italica strain Yugu1 chromosome IV, Setaria_italica_v2.0, whole genome shotgun sequence:
- the LOC101777440 gene encoding oxygen-evolving enhancer protein 2, chloroplastic → MASTSCFLLQSTARLGAAAASARPQVPRAQLVCKAQRQDAAAESGDAAAVTRRAALTLLAGVAAVGAKVSPAAAAYGEAANVFGKPKANTDFIAYSGDGFKLLIPSKWNPSKEREFPGQVLRYEDNFDANSNVSVMVQPTTKKTITEFGSPEQFLAQVDYLLGKQAYSGKTDSEGGFETDAVATANILESSAPVVDGKQYYSVSVLTRTADGDEGGKHQLITATVSDGKLYICKAQAGDKRWFKGARKGVEKAASSFSVA, encoded by the exons ATGGCGTCCACCTCCTGCTTCCTCCTCCAGTCCACCGctcgcctcggcgccgccgccgcctcggcgcgcCCCCAGGTGCCGCGGGCCCAGCTCGTCTGCAAGGCGCAGAggcaggacgccgccgccgagagcGGTGACGCCGCCGCGGtcacccgccgcgccgcgctcacgctcctcgccggcgtcgccgccgtcggcgccaaggtgagccccgccgccgccgcctacggaGAAGCAG CCAACGTGTTCGGGAAGCCCAAGGCGAACACGGACTTCATCGCCTACAGCGGCGACGGGTTCAAGCTGCTGATCCCGTCCAAGTGGAACCCCAGCAAGGAGCGCGAGTTCCCCGGCCAGGTCCTCCGCTACGAGGACAACTTCGACGCCAACAGCAACGTCTCCGTCATGGTCCAGCCCACCACCAAGAAGACCATCACCGAGTTCGGCTCCCCGGAGCAGTTCCTCGCCCAGGTCGACTACCTCCTCGGCAAGCAGGCCTACAGCGGCAAGACTGACTCCGAG GGCGGGTTCGAGACCGACGCGGTGGCGACAGCCAACATCCTGGAGAGCTCGGCGCCGGTGGTGGACGGGAAGCAGTACTACAGCGTGTCGGTGCTGACGAGGAcggcggacggcgacgagggcggcAAGCACCAGCTCATCACGGCCACCGTCTCGGACGGCAAGCTCTACATCTGCAAGGCGCAGGCCGGCGACAAGAGGTGGTTCAAGGGCGCCAGGAAGGGCGTCGAGAAGGCGGCCAGCTCCTTCAGCGTCGCATAA
- the LOC101776752 gene encoding triacylglycerol lipase 2 isoform X2, with translation MCPPQSQSVLSWRIQNSTNNIGDQCPPQPHPLGMCKSRVAAYGYPCEEYQVTTEDGYILSLKRIPHGVSNADNSTEDRTPVLLFHGLLVDGFCWVLSTPKQSLAFILADSGYDVWIANCRGTKSSRKHTSLTPEDPDFWDWTWDQLADYDLPAVLQFVYNQTGGKKVHYVGHSLGTLIILAAFSEHKLIDIVRSAVLLCPIAYLHRMKSRLIWLAARIFLAETIHMLGYHEFNPVGPVAQELLGEVCTDPEVDCYDIFSAVAGPDCCLNTSTTCIFLQHGPQSSSVKNMIHMSQLVRKAGIRKYDYGNKKENMKHYNQPEPPLYNLSSIPPHVPLFLTHGGQDFLGDVPDTRHLLRTLVRQHDSDDIEVLYMPDYAHGDFVMGYNAPQLIYKPMVEFFKRH, from the exons ATGTGCCCGCCCCAGTCGCAAAG TGTTCTCTCGTGGAGGATCCAGAATTCTACAAATAATATTGGTGATCAGTGCCCTCCGCAGCCCCATCCTTTAGGTATGTGCAAGTCACGAGTAGCAGCTTATGGCTATCCATGTGAAGAATATCAGGTCACAACAGAAGATGGCTATATTCTTAGCCTAAAGAGGATCCCACATGGTGTTTCTAATGCTGATAACTCGACTGAGGATAGGACACCAGTACTTCTATTCCATGGGCTGCTGGTG GATGGTTTCTGTTGGGTACTAAGTACACCAAAACAATCACTTGCCTTCATTTTGGCAGACAGTGGCTATGATGTTTGGATTGCCAACTGTCGTGGAACAAAGTCTAGTCGGAAACATACCTCCCTCACCCCAGAAGACCCG GATTTCTGGGACTGGACATGGGACCAACTTGCTGATTATGATCTTCCTGCAGTACTTCAGTTTGTCTATAATCAAACAGGAGGCAAGAAAGTCCACTATGTCGGTCATTCCCTG GGAACCTTGATTATTCTTGCAGCCTTCTCAGAGCACAAGTTAATAGACATAGTGAGATCAGCTGTGTTACTCTGCCCAATTGCTTATCTGCATAGGATGAAATCCAGACTCATATGGCTTGCGGCTCGTATCTTCCTTGCAGAA ACAATTCACATGCTGGGTTATCATGAGTTTAATCCTGTTGG GCCAGTTGCACAAGAACTGTTGGGTGAAGTCTGCACCGACCCTGAAGTTGATTGTTATGATATATTTTCAGCAGTAGCAG GACCGGACTGCTGCCTCAATACTTCGACTACGTGCATCTTCCTACAGCATGGTCCACAATCAAGCTCTGTGAAAAATATGATTCACATGTCGCAGT TGGTCAGGAAAGCAGGGATCAGAAAGTACGACTACGGAAACAAGAAGGAGAACATGAAGCACTACAACCAGCCAGAGCCCCCGCTGTACAACCTCTCGTCCATTCCGCCCCATGTCCCCTTGTTCCTCACCCATGGCGGCCAGGATTTCCTGGGTGATGTCCCAGACACCAGGCACCTCCTGCGGACTCTGGTCAGGCAGCACGACAGTGATGACATCGAGGTGCTGTACATGCCAGACTACGCTCATGGTGACTTTGTGATGGGTTACAATGCTCCACAACTCATATACAAGCCCATGGTAGAATTTTTCAAGCGCCATTGA
- the LOC101776752 gene encoding triacylglycerol lipase 2 isoform X1, which translates to MAQNLHVLCFLIFFIALNLQSVLSWRIQNSTNNIGDQCPPQPHPLGMCKSRVAAYGYPCEEYQVTTEDGYILSLKRIPHGVSNADNSTEDRTPVLLFHGLLVDGFCWVLSTPKQSLAFILADSGYDVWIANCRGTKSSRKHTSLTPEDPDFWDWTWDQLADYDLPAVLQFVYNQTGGKKVHYVGHSLGTLIILAAFSEHKLIDIVRSAVLLCPIAYLHRMKSRLIWLAARIFLAETIHMLGYHEFNPVGPVAQELLGEVCTDPEVDCYDIFSAVAGPDCCLNTSTTCIFLQHGPQSSSVKNMIHMSQLVRKAGIRKYDYGNKKENMKHYNQPEPPLYNLSSIPPHVPLFLTHGGQDFLGDVPDTRHLLRTLVRQHDSDDIEVLYMPDYAHGDFVMGYNAPQLIYKPMVEFFKRH; encoded by the exons ATGGCTCAGAATCTCCATGTACTATGTTTCCTGATTTTTTTCATTGCCTTGAACCTGCAAAGTGTTCTCTCGTGGAGGATCCAGAATTCTACAAATAATATTGGTGATCAGTGCCCTCCGCAGCCCCATCCTTTAGGTATGTGCAAGTCACGAGTAGCAGCTTATGGCTATCCATGTGAAGAATATCAGGTCACAACAGAAGATGGCTATATTCTTAGCCTAAAGAGGATCCCACATGGTGTTTCTAATGCTGATAACTCGACTGAGGATAGGACACCAGTACTTCTATTCCATGGGCTGCTGGTG GATGGTTTCTGTTGGGTACTAAGTACACCAAAACAATCACTTGCCTTCATTTTGGCAGACAGTGGCTATGATGTTTGGATTGCCAACTGTCGTGGAACAAAGTCTAGTCGGAAACATACCTCCCTCACCCCAGAAGACCCG GATTTCTGGGACTGGACATGGGACCAACTTGCTGATTATGATCTTCCTGCAGTACTTCAGTTTGTCTATAATCAAACAGGAGGCAAGAAAGTCCACTATGTCGGTCATTCCCTG GGAACCTTGATTATTCTTGCAGCCTTCTCAGAGCACAAGTTAATAGACATAGTGAGATCAGCTGTGTTACTCTGCCCAATTGCTTATCTGCATAGGATGAAATCCAGACTCATATGGCTTGCGGCTCGTATCTTCCTTGCAGAA ACAATTCACATGCTGGGTTATCATGAGTTTAATCCTGTTGG GCCAGTTGCACAAGAACTGTTGGGTGAAGTCTGCACCGACCCTGAAGTTGATTGTTATGATATATTTTCAGCAGTAGCAG GACCGGACTGCTGCCTCAATACTTCGACTACGTGCATCTTCCTACAGCATGGTCCACAATCAAGCTCTGTGAAAAATATGATTCACATGTCGCAGT TGGTCAGGAAAGCAGGGATCAGAAAGTACGACTACGGAAACAAGAAGGAGAACATGAAGCACTACAACCAGCCAGAGCCCCCGCTGTACAACCTCTCGTCCATTCCGCCCCATGTCCCCTTGTTCCTCACCCATGGCGGCCAGGATTTCCTGGGTGATGTCCCAGACACCAGGCACCTCCTGCGGACTCTGGTCAGGCAGCACGACAGTGATGACATCGAGGTGCTGTACATGCCAGACTACGCTCATGGTGACTTTGTGATGGGTTACAATGCTCCACAACTCATATACAAGCCCATGGTAGAATTTTTCAAGCGCCATTGA
- the LOC101778259 gene encoding uncharacterized protein LOC101778259, which translates to MGRRPSASNAAAVASAEPLLPSALKRGVMERCASRPDDELHWFRSCLRWVCMDHSGPCQSALSWLLFLALSVVVPAAAHFLLAFRASRRPISAVVQLSLSAASAAGFLCLSSSFRRIGLRRLLYLDKLRTKSDRVRFHYTARLAFSFRLLASLVAPCFVAEAAYKAWWYATSADRVPFFANDVLSDVLACSLEMASWMYRSAVYLLTCVLFRLICHLQGLRLEDFAGSLLEDVEEGRTGVASVLREHLDIRRQLKVISHRFRKFIVAALLITTASQFASVLLTTRRDSVDNLLTTGELALCSVVLMSGLIIILNSAAKITHQAQALTGHTTKWHACCTIAPVQDEEGEPGSNQNSMIEQDPSSDSDTESDEYTGDDEDLLENTKIHLPHAHVISFQKRQALVTYLENNRAGITVFGFTLDRSYLHTIFMLEWTLFLWLLGKTIGFS; encoded by the exons AtggggcggcggccgagcgCTTCCaacgccgcggcggtggcgtcggcggAGCCTCTGCTCCCGTCGGCGCTGAAGCGTGGCGTGATGGAGCGGTGCGCGTCGCGCCCCGACGACGAGCTCCATTGGTTCCGCTCCTGCCTGCGCTGGGTGTGCATGGACCACTCGGGCCCGTGCCAGTCCGCGCTCTCCTGGCTCCTCTTCCTCGCCCTGTCCGTCGtcgtcccggccgccgcccacttCCTCCTCGCTTTCcgcgcctcccgccgccccaTCTCCGCGGTCGTCCAGctctccctctccgccgcctcggccgcgggcttcctctgcctctcctcctccttccgccgcatcggcctccgccgcctgctCTACCTCGACAAGCTCCGCACCAAGAGCGACCGCGTCCGGTTCCACTACACGGCGCGCCTGGCCTTCTCCTTCCGCCTCCTCGCGTCCCTCGTCGCGCCATGCTTCGTCGCCGAGGCCGCGTACAAGGCCTGGTGGTACGCCACCTCCGCCGACCGCGTCCCCTTCTTCGCCAACGACGTCCTCAGCGACGTCCTCGCGTGCTCCCTCGAGATGGCGTCGTGGATGTACCGCAGCGCGGTCTACCTCCTCACCTGCGTCCTCTTCCGCCTCATCTGCCACCTCCAGGGGCTCCGGCTCGAGGACTTCGCGGGGTCCCTGCTCGAGGACGTCGAGGAGGGGCGCACCGGCGTCGCCAGCGTCCTCAGGGAGCACCTCGACATCCGCAGGCAGCTCAAGGTCATCAGCCACAGGTTCAGGAAGTTCATCGTCGCCGCCCTGCTCATCACCACCGCCAGCCAGTTCGCATCCGTGCTCCTCACCACGCGACGTGACTCCGTCGACAACCTCCTCAccaccggcgagctcgcg CTATGTTCAGTCGTGCTCATGTCCGGGCTCATCATAATCCTGAACAGTGCCGCGAAGATCACCCACCAGGCGCAGGCTCTCACCGGCCACACCACCAAGTGGCACGCCTGCTGCACCATCGCGCCCGTCCAGGACGAGGAAGGGGAGCCCGGGTCCAACCAGAACTCCATGATCGAGCAGGACCCCTCGAGTGACAGCGACACGGAGTCCGACGAGTacaccggcgacgacgaggacctGCTGGAGAACACCAAGATCCATCTGCCGCACGCGCACGTCATCTCCTTCCAGAAGAGGCAGGCGCTAG TGACATACCTGGAGAACAACAGAGCCGGGATCACTGTGTTCGGCTTCACGCTGGACCGGTCGTACCTGCACACGATATTCATGCTCGAGTGGACGCTGTTCCTGTGGTTGCTCGGCAAGACAATCGGCTTCTCTTGA